The following are from one region of the Bradyrhizobium septentrionale genome:
- a CDS encoding AMP-binding protein yields MNQSITSPTLDTLFKRTLARQPDALALVDPLNKQRITGQTRKRLTYAQADRAISAIAAHFVENGLPANTVIAVQMPSTVEFALTVLAAYRVGLVVVPLPLLWRQAELISALNRTAARAIVTCGRIDGVSYADIAMNAAAEAFSIRHVCGFGTDLPEGMASLDQAILQDSRTSRPMLQDGRKPALISFDVTSEGLRPVPRAHFGLIAGGLAMSLESDLAQGATIMSAFAPMSFAGICASLVAWLVSGGTLVLHHPFDDEAFETQFNDHGCDTLIAPAQLALRLDERGLSERLPTLRNVIGLWRTPEQVASSAHWSSRRVTMTDVYLFGEAGLFGARRTAEDGSPSQIKPGPHSAPREAPGASIAGEILLTPKGTLGLRGPMVPVAAYAPPPPPGDTLIAPPPRDYVDTEYAARVDRVTGAINITAPPSGVMTVGGYRFLAQELQEWSRRLGQGALLTALPDRLSGHRLAGRAQDNARARDALTELGLNPLMVEAFRDRGGAGLS; encoded by the coding sequence GTGAACCAGTCGATCACCTCGCCAACGCTCGATACCCTGTTCAAGCGCACCCTGGCGCGGCAGCCCGATGCGCTGGCGCTGGTCGACCCGCTCAACAAGCAGCGCATCACCGGCCAGACCCGCAAGCGCCTGACCTATGCCCAGGCCGACCGCGCGATCTCGGCGATCGCAGCCCACTTCGTCGAGAACGGGCTGCCGGCCAACACCGTGATCGCAGTCCAGATGCCCTCCACGGTCGAGTTCGCCCTGACGGTGCTGGCCGCCTATCGGGTTGGCCTCGTGGTGGTGCCGCTGCCGCTGTTGTGGCGGCAGGCCGAACTGATATCCGCCCTCAACCGCACCGCGGCGCGGGCGATCGTCACCTGCGGCAGGATCGACGGCGTCTCCTATGCCGACATCGCGATGAACGCCGCGGCGGAAGCCTTCTCGATCCGCCATGTCTGCGGCTTCGGCACCGATCTGCCCGAAGGCATGGCGTCGCTCGATCAGGCGATCCTGCAGGACTCCCGGACCTCGCGGCCGATGCTCCAGGATGGCCGCAAGCCGGCGCTGATCTCTTTCGACGTGACCAGCGAGGGCCTTCGTCCGGTGCCGCGCGCCCATTTCGGCCTGATCGCCGGCGGGCTCGCGATGTCGCTGGAGAGCGATCTGGCGCAGGGCGCCACGATCATGTCGGCGTTCGCGCCAATGTCGTTTGCCGGCATCTGCGCGTCGCTGGTGGCCTGGCTGGTGTCGGGCGGCACGCTCGTGCTGCATCACCCGTTCGACGATGAGGCGTTCGAGACGCAGTTCAACGACCACGGCTGCGACACGCTGATCGCGCCGGCGCAGCTCGCGCTGCGGCTCGACGAGCGCGGCCTGTCGGAGCGCCTGCCCACCCTGCGCAACGTGATCGGGCTCTGGCGTACGCCGGAACAGGTTGCCTCCAGCGCGCACTGGAGCTCGCGGCGCGTGACCATGACCGACGTCTACCTGTTCGGCGAGGCCGGGCTGTTCGGCGCCCGCCGCACCGCCGAAGACGGCTCGCCGTCACAGATCAAGCCCGGTCCGCACAGCGCGCCGCGTGAGGCGCCCGGCGCATCGATCGCCGGCGAGATCCTGCTGACGCCGAAGGGCACGCTCGGCCTGCGCGGCCCGATGGTGCCGGTCGCGGCCTATGCGCCGCCGCCTCCGCCGGGCGACACCCTGATCGCGCCGCCGCCGCGCGATTATGTCGATACCGAATATGCCGCGCGGGTCGATCGCGTGACCGGCGCCATCAACATCACCGCCCCGCCGTCGGGGGTGATGACGGTCGGCGGCTACCGCTTCCTCGCGCAGGAGCTGCAGGAATGGTCGCGGCGCCTCGGCCAGGGCGCGTTGTTGACGGCGCTACCCGACCGCCTGAGCGGCCACCGGCTCGCCGGACGCGCCCAGGACAATGCGCGGGCCCGCGACGCGCTGACAGAACTTGGCCTTAACCCCTTGATGGTCGAGGCATTTCGCGACCGCGGCGGCGCTGGATTGAGTTAA
- a CDS encoding extracellular solute-binding protein, with translation MHGAPALPPDFTHLPYANPDAPKGGRLVLSPRDGTFDSLNPLIVRGLAVQQLRGYAYERGYVYESLMVRNNDEPFTLYGLLARSVETDDNRSYVTFHIDSRARFSDGQPVTADDVVFSLALLRDHGRPLHHQYYSKVAKAEVLDPLTVRFDFGGVSDRELPLILGLMPILPRHATDVAKFEETTFAPPIGSGPYRVTAVRPGASVTFTRNPDYWGRELPVNRGMWNFDEIRLDYYRDVNSQFEAFKRGLYDFRTEPEPLRWHDGYDFSAVKNGEVLRDAIKIGTPRPSEYLVFNSRRPKFADVRVRQALALLFDFEWVNRIYYFELYSRAGGYFAGSELSAYERPADARERELLKPYASHIQPDILDGRYRLPVTDGSGRDRIALRNALTLLSDAGYALDGTVLKQRSTGTPLRIEILVTTREHERIALAYQRDLKRAGIDAAVRVVDAVQFEQRRVAYDFDMIPIRWDQSLSPGNEQWFYWGSQAADVPGTRNYMGVKDPAIDAMIEALLVAREQPAFVSAVRALDRALMSGFYAIPLFNSGEQWIARWNRIERPSTTALTGYLPETWWERPSAQPR, from the coding sequence ATGCATGGCGCCCCGGCGCTGCCGCCGGACTTCACCCATTTGCCCTACGCCAATCCCGACGCCCCCAAGGGTGGCCGGCTGGTGCTGAGCCCCCGGGACGGCACCTTCGACAGCCTCAATCCGCTGATCGTCAGGGGGCTCGCCGTGCAGCAGCTCCGGGGCTACGCCTACGAGCGCGGCTATGTCTACGAGAGCCTGATGGTGCGGAACAATGACGAGCCGTTCACCCTGTACGGCCTGCTCGCCCGCAGCGTCGAGACCGACGACAACAGGAGCTACGTCACCTTCCATATCGATTCGCGCGCGCGCTTCTCGGACGGGCAACCGGTGACCGCCGACGACGTGGTGTTCTCGCTGGCGCTGCTCCGCGATCACGGCCGTCCGCTGCATCACCAGTATTATTCGAAAGTCGCAAAGGCCGAAGTGCTCGACCCGCTCACGGTGCGGTTCGATTTTGGCGGCGTCTCGGATCGCGAATTGCCGCTGATCCTCGGCCTGATGCCGATCCTGCCGCGCCACGCCACGGACGTCGCCAAATTCGAGGAGACGACATTCGCGCCGCCGATCGGCTCCGGCCCGTACCGCGTGACGGCGGTCAGGCCCGGCGCCAGCGTGACCTTCACCCGCAATCCCGACTATTGGGGGCGCGAGCTGCCGGTCAACCGCGGCATGTGGAATTTCGACGAGATCCGGCTCGATTACTACCGCGACGTCAACAGCCAGTTCGAGGCGTTCAAGCGCGGCCTGTACGATTTCCGCACCGAGCCCGAGCCGCTGCGCTGGCACGACGGCTACGACTTCTCCGCGGTGAAGAATGGCGAGGTGCTCCGCGACGCCATCAAGATCGGCACGCCGCGGCCCTCCGAATATTTGGTGTTCAACAGCCGGCGGCCGAAATTCGCCGACGTCAGAGTGCGTCAGGCCCTGGCGCTGCTGTTCGATTTCGAATGGGTCAATCGCATCTACTATTTCGAGCTCTATTCGCGCGCGGGCGGCTACTTTGCCGGATCGGAATTGTCAGCCTATGAGCGCCCCGCCGACGCGCGCGAGCGCGAACTCCTGAAACCGTATGCGTCGCATATCCAGCCCGACATTCTCGATGGCCGCTACCGCCTGCCGGTCACGGACGGATCAGGGCGCGACCGCATTGCTCTCCGCAATGCGCTGACGCTGCTATCCGACGCGGGCTACGCGCTCGACGGCACCGTGTTGAAGCAGCGCTCGACCGGGACGCCGCTCCGGATCGAGATCTTGGTCACGACCCGCGAACACGAGCGGATCGCCCTTGCCTACCAGCGCGACCTCAAGCGCGCCGGCATCGACGCCGCGGTGCGGGTGGTCGACGCCGTGCAGTTCGAGCAGCGCAGGGTCGCCTACGACTTCGACATGATCCCGATCCGCTGGGACCAGTCGCTGTCGCCGGGCAACGAGCAGTGGTTCTACTGGGGCAGCCAGGCCGCCGACGTGCCGGGCACACGAAACTACATGGGCGTCAAGGATCCGGCGATCGACGCCATGATCGAGGCGCTGCTGGTGGCGCGGGAGCAGCCGGCCTTCGTCTCGGCGGTGCGCGCGCTGGACCGGGCCTTGATGTCGGGCTTCTACGCTATCCCCCTATTTAACTCGGGAGAGCAATGGATCGCGCGCTGGAATCGGATAGAACGGCCTTCGACCACGGCGTTGACGGGCTACCTGCCGGAGACCTGGTGGGAGAGGCCCAGCGCGCAACCCAGGTGA
- a CDS encoding GGDEF domain-containing protein encodes MSQQGPVLIVSAAARPPFAAVLDETKLFPVVVTDWNEAGRAIEQVKPAAIIAAAEGVDFVTLSGLARRAAARAPYLPLIAVDPATTLPDTAIAFFQKPGLPDRLTARLNASLRVRALHATVMRRLVPPTPVALTDIDPVGEATALLIGRGGAYPTLSVALGERAGVVGALSIEAAAKHLSNRDIDGIVLAEGFTPRVMDAFLTVLTEDVRFRPLPVIVASSELTPRYELPNLEIVTAGPTRVADMVLPMIRQHAFEARLGRMLRAIDAKGLIDPRTGLLTKAAFERDFATAVYQTAERGGALSVARFTFDNAQPRAQFDGARIISRLMRQTDFGAVHDDRSIVVAFAGTDLRNAQAITRRLASVMRHTQNGRRDVRSEPAVSVATLLPTDSAMSLLGRLFGAAERAAS; translated from the coding sequence ATGTCCCAACAAGGTCCGGTCCTCATCGTATCGGCGGCAGCCAGGCCGCCGTTTGCCGCGGTCCTCGATGAGACCAAGCTGTTCCCGGTCGTGGTCACCGACTGGAACGAGGCCGGGCGGGCCATCGAGCAGGTCAAGCCGGCAGCGATCATCGCGGCCGCCGAGGGCGTCGATTTCGTCACCCTGTCCGGCCTCGCCAGGCGCGCCGCCGCCCGCGCGCCCTATCTGCCGCTGATCGCGGTCGATCCCGCGACCACCCTGCCCGACACCGCGATCGCATTCTTCCAGAAGCCGGGCCTGCCGGATCGCCTGACCGCCCGGCTCAACGCCAGCCTGCGCGTGCGCGCGCTGCATGCGACGGTGATGCGCCGCCTGGTTCCGCCGACACCGGTCGCACTGACGGATATCGATCCGGTCGGAGAAGCCACCGCGCTGTTGATCGGCCGCGGCGGCGCCTACCCGACGCTGTCGGTTGCGCTCGGCGAACGCGCCGGCGTGGTCGGGGCGCTCAGCATCGAGGCCGCAGCCAAGCATCTCAGCAACCGCGATATCGATGGCATCGTGCTGGCCGAAGGCTTCACACCGCGCGTGATGGATGCCTTCCTGACCGTCTTGACCGAGGACGTCCGCTTCCGCCCGTTGCCCGTGATCGTTGCATCGAGCGAGCTCACGCCGCGTTACGAACTGCCCAATCTCGAGATCGTCACGGCCGGGCCGACACGCGTCGCCGACATGGTGTTACCGATGATCCGGCAGCACGCTTTCGAAGCGCGGCTCGGCCGCATGCTGCGCGCGATCGACGCCAAGGGCCTGATCGATCCCCGCACCGGCCTGCTCACCAAGGCCGCGTTCGAGCGCGATTTTGCAACCGCCGTCTACCAGACCGCCGAGCGCGGCGGTGCGCTCTCGGTGGCGCGGTTCACTTTCGACAACGCGCAGCCCCGCGCGCAATTCGACGGCGCGCGGATCATCAGCCGGCTGATGCGTCAGACCGATTTCGGCGCGGTGCATGACGACCGCTCGATCGTGGTGGCGTTCGCCGGCACCGACCTGCGCAACGCGCAGGCGATCACGCGGCGGCTGGCAAGCGTGATGCGCCACACCCAGAACGGCCGCCGCGACGTCAGATCCGAGCCGGCCGTCAGCGTCGCAACGCTGCTGCCGACCGATTCCGCGATGTCACTGCTCGGGCGCCTGTTCGGAGCGGCGGAGCGGGCGGCGTCGTAG
- a CDS encoding succinate dehydrogenase assembly factor 2 has translation MTGSTRSSNGLDDRRKRLLFRCWHRGTREMDLILGRFADATIADLTDQELGELEHLIEVPDPDLYAALTGDRVLPAEYATALFARIKAFRVADHGA, from the coding sequence ATGACGGGATCGACGCGATCGAGCAACGGGCTCGATGACCGCCGCAAGCGGCTTTTGTTTCGCTGTTGGCATCGCGGCACCCGGGAGATGGACCTGATCCTCGGCCGCTTTGCCGACGCGACCATTGCCGATCTGACCGACCAGGAGCTCGGCGAGCTCGAGCACCTGATCGAGGTGCCGGATCCCGACCTCTATGCCGCGCTGACCGGCGACAGGGTGCTGCCGGCCGAATACGCGACCGCGCTGTTTGCCCGCATCAAGGCGTTCCGGGTGGCGGATCACGGCGCATGA
- the mfd gene encoding transcription-repair coupling factor — protein sequence MKQPMKSPAAMLAPGRVLTIANVAEGAEGLVISDLARAIAAQPKRPAVSLAVVCRDGARMQQLARALEFFAPDIAVMQVPAWDCQPYDRVSPHSGILAQRLTALAKLSRLVGSDKPLIVLTTVNAAVQRVPARGLVAAQALSVAPGNVVPMDSVVAWLEHNGYTRSSTVREPGEYAVRGGILDLFPAGLDQPVRFDFFGDSLESIRAFDAETQRTLLDMRGLDLVPVSEFQLTTETIRRFRMGYVAAFGAPERDDQLYEAVSEGRRHPGMEHWLPLFQERMDTLFDYLDGAAVAIEPQTEDAARERFTQIADYYEARREALEHPGSGAIYKPLPPDQLYLTEAEWTKLLGDAPLARLTPFAVPEGSPDMFDAGARQGRNFAPERTDGNVNVFEAVVGHIGALQSQRKKVIVALWSEGSRDRMGAMLRDHKLLNTTSVNTWRIVQATPRNETMLAVVGMESGFETDEFAVISEQDILGDRLVRPRKASRKLDNFISEVTSLATGDLVVHVEHGIGRFVGLQTLEVSGAPHDCLELHYAAETKLFLPVENIELLSRYGSDSANVELDRLGGGGWQARKAKLKNRIREIAGELIKIAAERQLHEAPKFPLQPHVYDEFCARFPYEETEDQLGAITSTLKDLEIGRPMDRLICGDVGFGKTEVALRAAFAVALEGKQVAVVVPTTLLARQHSRTFTERFRGFPVNIAQASRLVSTKELNQVKKGLTDGQVDIVVGTHALLGKAIKFKDLGLLIVDEEQHFGVSHKERLKQLRAQVHVLTLSATPIPRTLQLALTGVRELSIIASPPVDRLAVRTFVAPHDPLMIREALLRERYRGGQAFYVVPRIEDLAGVKDFLDKNVPEMKVAVAHGQMPPTVIEDIMSAFYDGKYDILLSTTIVESGLDIPNANTLIVHRADMFGLAQLYQLRGRVGRSKLRAYALFTLPAQQKITAQAERRLKVLQSLETLGAGFQLASHDLDIRGAGNLLGEEQSGHIKEVGFELYQSMLEEAIVNLKAGVAEPAADRWSPQITIGMPVLIPEDYVNDLSVRLSLYRRLADLDTDEEIDNFAAEMRDRFGVLPDEVRYLFKVAAIKAYCRRANVGKVDAGPKGAVIAFRDNSFAHPERLVSFIRQHGQAAKVRPDMKVVFFQEWDTPEERLAGTTEILRQLANLAESKKAA from the coding sequence ATGAAACAGCCGATGAAATCGCCGGCCGCGATGCTCGCGCCCGGCCGGGTGCTGACCATCGCCAACGTCGCCGAAGGCGCCGAGGGGCTCGTCATTTCGGATCTGGCGCGCGCCATCGCCGCGCAGCCGAAGCGGCCGGCGGTCAGCCTCGCCGTGGTGTGCCGCGACGGCGCGCGGATGCAGCAGCTCGCCCGCGCGCTGGAGTTCTTCGCGCCCGATATCGCGGTGATGCAGGTTCCGGCCTGGGACTGCCAGCCCTATGACCGCGTCTCGCCGCATTCCGGCATTCTGGCGCAACGCCTGACGGCGCTGGCAAAACTGTCGCGGCTGGTGGGCTCCGACAAGCCGCTGATCGTGCTCACCACCGTGAACGCGGCCGTGCAGCGGGTGCCGGCGCGCGGGCTGGTCGCAGCCCAAGCGCTGTCGGTTGCGCCGGGCAACGTGGTGCCGATGGACTCGGTCGTGGCCTGGCTCGAGCACAACGGCTACACCCGCTCGTCCACGGTGCGCGAGCCTGGCGAATACGCCGTGCGCGGCGGCATTCTCGACCTGTTTCCGGCCGGCCTCGACCAGCCGGTGCGGTTCGACTTCTTCGGCGATAGCCTGGAATCGATCCGCGCTTTCGATGCCGAGACCCAGCGCACGCTGCTCGACATGCGCGGGCTCGACCTCGTGCCGGTCTCGGAATTCCAGCTCACCACCGAAACCATCCGCCGCTTCCGCATGGGCTATGTTGCAGCGTTCGGCGCGCCGGAGCGCGACGACCAGCTCTATGAGGCGGTCTCCGAGGGGCGGCGCCATCCCGGCATGGAGCACTGGCTGCCGCTGTTCCAGGAGCGGATGGACACACTGTTCGACTATCTCGATGGTGCAGCGGTTGCGATCGAGCCGCAGACCGAGGACGCCGCGCGCGAGCGCTTCACGCAAATCGCCGACTATTACGAGGCGCGGCGCGAGGCGCTGGAGCATCCGGGCAGCGGCGCGATTTACAAGCCGCTGCCGCCGGACCAGCTCTATCTGACCGAGGCCGAATGGACAAAACTGCTCGGCGACGCGCCGCTGGCGCGGCTGACACCGTTCGCGGTGCCGGAAGGCTCGCCCGACATGTTCGACGCCGGCGCGCGGCAGGGCCGCAATTTCGCACCGGAGCGCACCGACGGCAACGTCAACGTGTTCGAAGCCGTCGTCGGTCACATCGGCGCGCTGCAGTCGCAGCGCAAGAAGGTCATCGTCGCGCTGTGGAGCGAAGGCTCGCGCGACCGCATGGGCGCGATGCTGCGCGACCACAAGCTGCTCAACACGACCAGCGTCAATACCTGGCGGATCGTGCAGGCGACGCCGCGTAACGAGACCATGCTGGCCGTGGTCGGCATGGAATCCGGCTTCGAGACCGATGAATTCGCCGTCATCAGCGAGCAGGACATTCTCGGCGACCGCCTGGTGCGGCCGCGCAAGGCGAGCCGCAAGCTCGACAATTTCATCTCGGAGGTGACGAGCCTGGCGACCGGCGATCTCGTCGTGCATGTCGAGCACGGCATCGGCCGCTTCGTCGGGCTGCAGACGCTGGAAGTCTCCGGCGCGCCGCATGACTGTCTTGAGCTGCATTACGCCGCCGAGACAAAGCTGTTCCTCCCGGTCGAGAACATCGAGCTGCTGTCGCGCTACGGCTCCGACAGCGCCAATGTCGAGCTCGACCGTCTCGGCGGCGGCGGCTGGCAGGCGCGCAAGGCGAAGCTGAAGAACCGCATCCGCGAGATCGCGGGCGAGCTGATCAAGATCGCCGCCGAACGACAGCTGCACGAGGCGCCGAAATTCCCGCTGCAGCCGCATGTCTATGACGAGTTCTGCGCGCGATTCCCATACGAAGAGACCGAGGATCAGCTCGGTGCCATCACCTCGACCTTGAAGGACCTCGAAATCGGCCGGCCGATGGACCGGCTGATCTGCGGCGACGTCGGCTTCGGCAAGACCGAGGTGGCGCTGCGCGCGGCATTCGCCGTGGCGCTGGAGGGCAAGCAGGTCGCGGTCGTGGTCCCGACCACGCTGCTGGCGCGTCAGCACTCAAGGACCTTCACCGAGCGCTTCCGCGGCTTCCCGGTCAACATCGCGCAGGCCTCGCGGCTGGTCTCGACCAAGGAATTGAACCAGGTCAAGAAGGGGCTCACAGATGGCCAGGTCGACATCGTCGTCGGCACCCACGCGCTGCTCGGCAAGGCCATCAAGTTCAAGGATCTCGGCCTTCTGATCGTCGACGAGGAGCAACATTTCGGCGTCAGCCACAAGGAGCGGCTGAAGCAGCTCCGCGCCCAGGTCCATGTGCTGACGCTGTCGGCGACCCCGATCCCGCGCACCCTGCAATTGGCTTTGACCGGTGTCCGCGAGCTCTCGATCATTGCCTCGCCGCCGGTCGACCGCCTCGCGGTGCGCACCTTCGTCGCGCCGCACGATCCCCTGATGATCCGCGAGGCGCTGCTGCGCGAACGCTATCGCGGCGGGCAGGCGTTCTATGTCGTGCCGCGGATCGAGGACCTCGCCGGCGTCAAGGATTTCCTCGACAAGAACGTGCCGGAGATGAAGGTCGCGGTCGCCCACGGCCAGATGCCGCCGACCGTGATCGAGGACATCATGTCGGCGTTCTACGACGGCAAATACGACATCCTGCTGTCGACCACGATCGTCGAATCCGGCCTCGACATTCCGAACGCCAACACGCTGATCGTGCACCGCGCCGACATGTTCGGCCTCGCCCAGCTCTATCAGCTGCGCGGCCGCGTCGGCCGCTCCAAGCTGCGCGCCTATGCGTTGTTCACCTTGCCGGCGCAGCAGAAGATCACCGCGCAAGCGGAGCGGCGGCTGAAGGTGCTGCAATCGCTGGAGACGTTAGGGGCCGGCTTCCAGCTCGCCTCGCACGACCTCGACATCCGCGGCGCCGGCAATCTGTTGGGCGAGGAACAGTCCGGCCACATCAAGGAAGTCGGCTTCGAGCTGTACCAGTCGATGCTCGAGGAGGCGATCGTCAACCTCAAGGCCGGCGTCGCCGAGCCCGCCGCCGACCGCTGGTCGCCGCAGATCACGATCGGCATGCCGGTCCTGATCCCCGAGGACTACGTCAACGATCTCAGCGTGCGGCTGTCGCTCTATCGCCGGCTCGCCGATCTCGATACCGACGAGGAGATCGACAATTTCGCCGCCGAGATGCGCGATCGCTTCGGCGTGCTGCCGGACGAGGTCCGCTATCTTTTCAAGGTCGCCGCGATCAAGGCCTATTGCCGCCGGGCCAATGTCGGGAAGGTCGATGCCGGGCCGAAGGGCGCCGTGATCGCGTTCCGCGACAACAGCTTTGCGCATCCGGAGCGGCTGGTGTCATTCATCCGCCAGCACGGCCAGGCCGCCAAGGTGCGGCCCGACATGAAGGTGGTGTTCTTCCAGGAATGGGATACGCCGGAAGAACGGCTCGCCGGCACCACCGAGATCCTGCGCCAGCTCGCCAATCTCGCTGAGAGCAAGAAGGCGGCTTAG
- a CDS encoding TIR domain-containing protein, whose product MPKIFVSYRRDDSAASAGRLCDRLKGEFGEDRVFIDVDNVPLGADFVKLIRERVKDCDTLLAVIGPQWLDIRDEHGSRRLEAPDDFVRVEIGTALQSNIPVVPILLEGAAIPRASILPDDLKPLTGLNALKLRNESFKQDVNKLIKQLRPRRFPLYIALAILLAALVGALVYYSLVRSYRGSILQRISCDRETTLQSHPSATNSPRTIVFVNTRSDPVRVNWLDGTGSRKFYAELSSGQRYEQPTFEGHPWLVTDAQDRCIGIYVPGASVVASAVISD is encoded by the coding sequence GTGCCGAAGATCTTTGTTAGCTACCGAAGGGACGATAGCGCCGCATCGGCGGGCCGCTTATGTGATCGGTTGAAGGGAGAGTTTGGCGAGGATCGCGTATTCATTGATGTCGATAACGTCCCTCTCGGCGCCGATTTCGTCAAGCTGATCAGGGAGCGAGTTAAAGACTGCGATACGCTGCTCGCCGTCATTGGCCCGCAGTGGCTGGACATCCGTGATGAGCATGGATCTAGACGCCTCGAAGCACCAGATGATTTCGTCCGTGTAGAGATCGGGACCGCGCTCCAGAGCAATATTCCGGTGGTGCCGATTTTGCTGGAAGGAGCCGCCATCCCAAGAGCGAGTATTCTGCCGGATGATTTGAAACCCTTGACAGGCCTGAACGCGCTTAAGCTCAGGAATGAAAGCTTCAAGCAAGACGTGAATAAGTTGATCAAGCAACTGAGGCCAAGACGCTTTCCCCTCTACATTGCACTGGCGATCCTTCTGGCAGCCCTCGTTGGAGCGTTAGTTTACTATTCTTTGGTGCGAAGTTATCGTGGATCAATTCTGCAACGGATATCCTGCGATCGGGAGACGACCCTTCAGTCGCATCCGTCAGCCACCAACTCGCCTAGAACCATCGTCTTCGTAAACACCAGATCCGACCCAGTGCGGGTGAATTGGCTCGATGGGACCGGCAGTCGAAAGTTTTACGCAGAGCTTTCTTCGGGTCAGAGGTATGAACAGCCCACGTTTGAAGGTCACCCTTGGCTCGTCACAGATGCGCAGGATCGCTGCATCGGAATCTATGTTCCGGGCGCCTCTGTAGTTGCATCGGCAGTCATTTCCGACTGA